The Methanomicrobia archaeon genome segment TGTTCTGGGTATGGCGTATAAGCTCGTACCCGCAGAAAAAAGGGAATTGAATCGCGAGGATTTGGAAGGGCTGACGTTCCTCGGGCTCCAGGGGATGATCGACCCGCCCAGAGAAGAAGTGATGGAGGCGGTAAAGAAATGCAAGCGTGCAGGCATCCGCGTCGTGATGATCACCGGTGACCATGCACAGACCGCGAAAGCGATTGCACAGCAGATAGGAATTGGCGAAGACGACGCGAGAGTGCTGATCGGGGAAGAGCTCTCACGAATGAGTGATGATGAGCTGTACGAGGTTGTGGATACCGTTTCGGTATATGCCCGGGCTGCTCCGGAACATAAGTTCAGAATAACCAAGCAGTTGCAGCGCAGGGGGCATATTACCGCTGTTACCGGCGATGGCGTAAACGACGCGCCCGCGCTCAAGGCTGCGGACATCGGGATCGCTATGGGGATAACGGGAACCGAGGTGAGCAAAGAAGCCTCAGATATTATTCTTACAGACGATAACTTCGCCAGCATCGTGGCCGCGGTAGAAGAAGGTCGATACGTCTACGATAACATCCGAAAAATCATTCTGTACACGCTGCCGACAAATGGCGGGCAAACGATGCTGGTCTTAGGCGCAATACTATTGGCACCATTTTTACCCATCTTCAATCCGCATTTAGGCGGAAGTCTTCCTATCGCACCCGTGCAGATCCTCTGGATAAACTTGCTCGACGCCGTTGCGCTCGCACTGCCGCTCATCAGAGAGCCGAAGGAGAAGGGACTGCTCGATAGACCGCCACGCAGCCCTGATGAACGTATAATCGATAGTCCGTTCTTCAAGAAAGTCGGAATAGTATCGCTGGCAATGGCACTCGCAGGGTTCTTTATGTACTATATCGCCACGCGAATATGCGCGGGCGATCCCGAGGTTCTGACAGAGGCACAAACGGCGGCATTCACTACCGTAATGCTGGTTCACATCTGCTACCTCTTCACCGCGCGGTCAATCACCGAGTCTGCGTTCAGGTTCAGTCCGTTCTCGAACAAATGGGTGCTCATCGGCGCGGCACTCACGCTCGGGCTCCAGCTCATTATAATCTACGCTCCGCCGTTTATTGGCATCAATCCGCTGAGAACTGCGCTCTTGCCGGCCGAATGCTGGCTTGTCATGGTTATACTCGCGATCCCGATATTCTTCATCATCGAGTTCGAGAAGTTTTTAACTAAGCGTCGAGAAGAGAGGAGAGCGGGGTTTAAAGCGTAGAGGCGCGGTATTAAAGCAGGTTTATAATTATGAAAGGCGTTTATTGATAAAAGGACTCTGAACGAAGTGAACGATGAGACGTGTAATCTGGTGGCTGATTGTCGGTACGAAAGGCGGCGTAAATCGTGCGCGGATAATACGGGCATTAAATGAACGACCCTATAACGCCAATCAGTTGTCAGAGGTCCTAGAATTGGATTACAAGACCGTACGACACCATCTCAAAGTCCTTCTGGATAACAAGATCATCACCGTAGCAGGTGATGGATACGGATCGGTGTATTTCTTATCATCAGGTATGGAGGAAGAGTATGAAGTCTTTAAGGAATATCTGGATAAAGTGTGGAATAAATAATATAAGCGCAAAAAAGAGAGAGGATAGAAGGTGATAAAGATGCCGGGACCTCAGCCTCTGCCAAGCATGTGGCTCATCAATCTCCAGGCGCTCATAACGCTCGGAAACGTTATCCTTTTGCTCTGTCTGCTCTTCATCTACGCGAAGAACTACGAGCAGATCAAGTCGAAATTCGCGCTGGGCTTGATCGCCTTTGTTATTCTTCTGATTGTGCAGGCATTCATCTCGAATCCGTTCGTCGCTTTTTTGTGGGGCTTTCGGCATCTCGACGCGCTGGGCCTCCTCAGGATAGTGTCTGAGTGGTTTGAATTTGCGGCATTGGCGATCCTCTTGTATATCAGCCTGAAACCCGAGTAGCTGAATTCTGAAAAGCGTTCAAAGCTCATCAAAAGGCTCCAAGCGAATTTGGGTACGATTTGGGTCGAATTTGGTAAAAAAGAAAGGCTTATGTGTAGCTCATTCTCTAACTATAGTCGTGGAGA includes the following:
- a CDS encoding winged helix-turn-helix transcriptional regulator, whose amino-acid sequence is MRRVIWWLIVGTKGGVNRARIIRALNERPYNANQLSEVLELDYKTVRHHLKVLLDNKIITVAGDGYGSVYFLSSGMEEEYEVFKEYLDKVWNK